A genomic region of Camelus ferus isolate YT-003-E chromosome 11, BCGSAC_Cfer_1.0, whole genome shotgun sequence contains the following coding sequences:
- the LOC102511149 gene encoding calpain small subunit 1-like, translated as MFLVNSFLKSGSGGGGGGGLGNTLRGLISGARGGSCGGGGGGTATRFLGGVVSATGETAAKYNPGPPPPPTHYSNIEPNESERVRQFRRLFAQLAGDDMEVSATELMNILNKVVTRHPDLKTDGLDTDMCCSMVAVMDSDTTGKMGFKEFKYLWNNIKKWQSIYSLTVDRSGTIGSSKLPGDFEAAGFRLNDHLYNMTIGRYSDEVGNMDFDNFISCLVRLDAMFRAFKSLDKDGTGQTQVNIQEWLQLTMYS; from the coding sequence ATGTTCCTGGTTAACTCATTCTTGAAGAGTGGCAGCGGCGGTGGGGGAGGCGGAGGCCTGGGGAATACGCTCAGAGGCCTGATCAGCGGGGCCAGAGGAGGCAGCTGCGGGGGAGGTGGCGGCGGAACTGCCACGCGCTTCCTGGGCGGGGTCGTTAGCGCCACCGGTGAGACGGCTGCGAAGTACaacccagggcccccaccccctcccacccattACTCCAACATCGAGCCCAATGAGAGCGAGCGGGTCCGGCAGTTCCGGAGGCTCTTCGCCCAGTTGGCTGGAGACGACATGGAGGTCAGTGCCACAGAACTCATGAACATTCTCAACAAAGTCGTGACCCGACATCCTGATCTGAAGACCGATGGTTTGGACACTGACATGTGTTGCAGCATGGTGGCCGTGATGGATAGTGACACGACTGGCAAGATGGGTTTCAAGGAATTCAAGTACTTGTGGAACAACATCAAAAAGTGGCAGTCCATATACAGTTTGACAGTTGACCGTTCAGGGACCATTGGCAGCAGTAAACTCCCAGGAGACTTTGAGGCAGCAGGGTTCCGCCTGAATGACCATCTCTACAATATGACCATCGGACGCTACTCGGACGAGGTAGGGAACATGGATTTTGACAATTTCATCAGCTGCCTGGTCAGACTGGATGCCATGTTCCGTGCCTTCAAATCTCTTGACAAAGACGGTACTGGACAAACCCAGGTGAACATCCAGGAGTGGCTGCAGCTGACCATGTATTCCTGA